From Halomarina ordinaria:
GAGCAGCGTCCGGGCGGCGTGTCGGACCAGCGCGTCGCCGTCGAGGTCCGCGAGGAGTTTGTTGGCCGCGCCGAAGCGCGAACTCGTCCCCGCGGCGAGCACCACCCCGACGACCGACGGGCGCGGCTTCTCCTCGATGGCGCCCACCTCCTCGGCGGTGACGACGCGCGGGCCGTCGTCGCTCACTCGACCACCCCGTGCGGGACGACCGGGACGGACGCTCCGGGGGCGAGCGGGTCGGCCGTCGGCGCGCCCGTCTCGCGCCCCACCGACCCGTAGCGCGCCTCGCGGTGGTCGAGCAACGTCGCTGTCGCCGCGCGTCGAGGGCCGAGACCCGCTCGGGACATGGTCCACACACGCCCCAGCGCCGACATAGCTCTTGGCCTCCTCGCTCTCGGACTGGTTACTACCCCGACTGGAGTGAACCATAGAAGGTTTCACAATTGCTCAATTTTCTAGAAATGCAAAGTATTTTACTAACATAGTGGGTCCATCCCATGGAGGTGCCTGACACGCGCCGCCACGAGGTGTTCACCCGACATGGAATTCAGCGGGACGTTCGAACTGGAGGAGACGACCGTCGACGAGGTGTGGCTCGCGCTCTCGGACCCGGTTCTGATAGCCGACGCGTTGCCGGGGTGCGAGTTCCTGCTCCACGTCGACGACGAGGACCCGGACTTCGACGAACTCGCCGAGCGGGCGGCCGACCGGGACGCCGAACTGACGGGCGACCCGGAGGTCATCGCCCGGCGGGCGTTCCGCGAGGGGGAGCACTACGCCGCCCTCATCCAGATAAGCGTCGGGCCGGTGAACCCGACGTTCGAGACGGTGGTGACCATCGACGAGCGCGAGCAACCGCGGATGCACGCTTCGGGCGAGGGGAGTTCCGGCGACAGTTCCTTCGAGATGGCCTCCGGGATGACCCTCGGCGAGAGCGACGACGGCGTCGAAGTCGACTGGGAGACGGAGGCGGACGTGTTCGGCCGCGTGGCCGGCATGGGCCAGCGCGTCATCAACCCGGTGGCGAACCGCATCGTCAAACGGTTCTTCTCCTCGGTGCAGTCGCGCCTCCACGAACTCACGCTCGCCGACGTGGAGGAGGCGCAGGCACAGGCGGACGAGGACGACGAGGCGGGCCTCGTCGACAGACTCCTCGGGCGGTCGCAATCGACTGATTCGAAATGACGGAACACGACATCACGCTGACGGTCAACGGTACAGCACACGACCTCACGGTCGAGGCGCGAACGCTCCTCGTCCACGCGCTCCGCGACGAACTCGGCTACACCGGGACGAACGTCGGCTGCGAGAGCAGCCTCTGTGGCGCCTGCACCGTCCGGCTCGACGGCGACGCGATGAAGTCCTGTACGGCGCTGGCCGTCCAGGCCGACGGCGCGGAGATAGAGACGGTCGAGGGGCTCGCGACGGCCGGCGAGTTCCACCCCATTCAGACGGGGTTCCAGGAGGAACACGGCCTGCAGTGCGGCTACTGCACCCCCGGGATGATGATGACCGCGACCGACCTGCTCGGCGAGAACCCGGACCCCACCCGCGAGGAGATACGCGAGGGTCTCGAGGGGAACCTCTGTCGGTGTACGGGCTACCAGAACATCGTCAACGCCGTCGAGAACGCCGCCGAGTCGATGGGGAGCGGCGCCGTCGCCGACGGCGGCGAACTCCGTCGCCGCTACCCGTCCGCCGACGGCGACGCGACGGACGAGGGGGGTGCGGGCGAATGAGCATCGACTCGCTCGACCCCTCCGAGGTGAGCGCCGCCGACATCCTCGGGTCGGCCATCGAACGCCGCGAGGACCCCGCGCTCGTCACGGGGACGGCCGAGTACACCGACGACATCCAGCTGGCGAACACGGCGCACATGGCCGTCGTGCGGAGCCAGTACGGGAACGCCCGCATCGAGGGCGTCGACACGAGCGCAGCCGAGGAGATGTCGGGCGTCGTCGGCGTCTACACCAACGACGACCTGTGGCGCGAGGACACCCCCGGAGGCGGTTCGTTCGACCTGCCGGTCGGCTGGCTCCTGCCGAGCCTCAACGCCGTCTCGCACCCCATCCTCGTCGACGGGCACGCCCGCTACCAGGGCGACGCCGTCGCCGTCGTCGTCGCGGAGACGCGCCACCAGGCGCGCGACGCCGTCCGGGAGATAGCCGTCGACTACGACCGCCTCGACGCGGTCACCGACCCGGGCGACGCGCTCGACGACGACGCCCCGCAACTCCACGAGGACGCGACGGGGAACGTCGCCTTCGACTGGGAGATCGGCGACGAGGAGAAGACCGCCGCGGCGTTCGAGGACGCCGCCCACACCGCCAGCATCGACCTGGTGAACCAGCTCGTCATCCCCAACGCGATGGAGCCGCGGGCCGCCGTGGCGACCTACGACCCCGGCACCGACGAACTGGACGTGTTCATGACCTCGCAGAACCCCCACCTCCACCGGCTGCTCATGTCGGGGGTCATCGGCCACCCGGAACACAAACTCCGGGTGAAGGCGCCGGAGGTGGGCGGCGGCTTCGGGAGCAAGATACACCACTACGGCGACGAGGCGCTCGTCGCCTGGTGTTCGAAGCTCCTCGAACGCCCCGTCAAGTGGACGGCGACGCGCTCGGAGACGTACCTCACGGACGCGCCCGGCCGCGGTCACGAGACGGAAGCCGAACTCGCGATGGACGAGGACGGCACCGTCCTCGGGCTCCGCGTCGACACGAAGGCGAACCTCGGGGCGTACCTCTCGACGTTCGCGCCCGCCGTCCCGACGTACCTCTACGGGACGCTCCTGTCGGGCCAGTACGATATCCCGGCCATCCACGCCCACGTCACCGGCGCGTTCACGAACGTCCCGCCGGTCGACGCCTACCGCGGGGCGGGGCGGCCGGAGGCCTCCTTCCTCGTCGAGCGCCTCATGGACCTCGGCGCGAAGGAGGTGGGGATGGACCCCGCCGAGTTCCGCCGGCACAACTTCGTCCCCACCGAGAAGTTCCCCTACGAGACGCAGGTCGCGGTCGTCTACGACAGCGGCGACTACGAGAAGCCGTTCGACAGGGCGCTCGACCTCGTCGACTACGAGGACTTCCGCGAGCGCCAGCGGGAGGCCCGCGAGGAGGGACGCTACCTCGGCATCGGCCTCTCCTGTTACATCGAGGCCTGTGGGCTCGCGCCCTCCGAGCTAGCGGGGCAACTCGGCGCACAGGCGGGCCTCTGGGAATCCAGTCTGGTGCGGTTCCACCCCTCGGGGACGGTGACGGCCTTCTGTGGCACCTCCGGCCACGGGCAGGGTCACGAGACGACCTACGCACAGATCGTCGCCAACGAACTCGGTATCGACTACGACGACGTGGAGGTCGTCGAGGGCGACACCGACGAGATTCCCCAGGGGATGGGGACGTACGGCTCGCGCTCGGCGGCCGTCGGCGGCAGTTCGCTCGTCATGAGCGCGCGCAAGGTCGTCGACAAGGCGACGGAGATTGCCGCCCACCAGCTCGAGGCCGACCCCGACGACGTCGAGTTCGAGGCCGGCGAGTTCCACGTCGCCGGCGCGCCCGACCGCTCGGTCGGCATCCAGGCGGTCGCCCAGCAGGCGTACCTCGCCCACGACCTCCCCGACGGGCTGGAACCGGGGCTGGAGGCGACCTCGTTCTACGACCCCGACAACTTCGTCTTCCCGTTCGG
This genomic window contains:
- a CDS encoding CoxG family protein; translated protein: MEFSGTFELEETTVDEVWLALSDPVLIADALPGCEFLLHVDDEDPDFDELAERAADRDAELTGDPEVIARRAFREGEHYAALIQISVGPVNPTFETVVTIDEREQPRMHASGEGSSGDSSFEMASGMTLGESDDGVEVDWETEADVFGRVAGMGQRVINPVANRIVKRFFSSVQSRLHELTLADVEEAQAQADEDDEAGLVDRLLGRSQSTDSK
- a CDS encoding (2Fe-2S)-binding protein; protein product: MTEHDITLTVNGTAHDLTVEARTLLVHALRDELGYTGTNVGCESSLCGACTVRLDGDAMKSCTALAVQADGAEIETVEGLATAGEFHPIQTGFQEEHGLQCGYCTPGMMMTATDLLGENPDPTREEIREGLEGNLCRCTGYQNIVNAVENAAESMGSGAVADGGELRRRYPSADGDATDEGGAGE
- a CDS encoding xanthine dehydrogenase family protein molybdopterin-binding subunit, translating into MSIDSLDPSEVSAADILGSAIERREDPALVTGTAEYTDDIQLANTAHMAVVRSQYGNARIEGVDTSAAEEMSGVVGVYTNDDLWREDTPGGGSFDLPVGWLLPSLNAVSHPILVDGHARYQGDAVAVVVAETRHQARDAVREIAVDYDRLDAVTDPGDALDDDAPQLHEDATGNVAFDWEIGDEEKTAAAFEDAAHTASIDLVNQLVIPNAMEPRAAVATYDPGTDELDVFMTSQNPHLHRLLMSGVIGHPEHKLRVKAPEVGGGFGSKIHHYGDEALVAWCSKLLERPVKWTATRSETYLTDAPGRGHETEAELAMDEDGTVLGLRVDTKANLGAYLSTFAPAVPTYLYGTLLSGQYDIPAIHAHVTGAFTNVPPVDAYRGAGRPEASFLVERLMDLGAKEVGMDPAEFRRHNFVPTEKFPYETQVAVVYDSGDYEKPFDRALDLVDYEDFRERQREAREEGRYLGIGLSCYIEACGLAPSELAGQLGAQAGLWESSLVRFHPSGTVTAFCGTSGHGQGHETTYAQIVANELGIDYDDVEVVEGDTDEIPQGMGTYGSRSAAVGGSSLVMSARKVVDKATEIAAHQLEADPDDVEFEAGEFHVAGAPDRSVGIQAVAQQAYLAHDLPDGLEPGLEATSFYDPDNFVFPFGTHVAVVEVDPESGEVEFERYVAVDDVGNQINPKIVEGQIHGGVAQGVGQALYEGAEYDDNGTLLTGSMQDYAVPKAEHVPEMETDSTVTPSPVNPLGVKGVGEAGTIAAPQAVVNAVADALDPFGVDGVEMPMTAERVWRAVEEGAAADGGEVAPPDDDATQGGAE